The proteins below come from a single Streptomyces sp. M92 genomic window:
- a CDS encoding HpcH/HpaI aldolase/citrate lyase family protein produces MTAPPLTWLYAPGDRPPVVAKALAAGADVVVIDLEDAVAPDRKEYARRATAELLTEPQPVPVHVRVNALDGPLAAADLAALAALPGVSGLRLPKVTAPEQVTGVAAATGGPPLYALLETALGVERAYRIAAAHPSLRGIALGEADLRADLGVRGDTGLDWSRARVVVAARAAGLAPPSQTVHPDTRDLEGLAASCAHGRALGFLGRAAIHPRQLPIIERAYLPTERELEEAETIVKAATAQPGALALPDGRFVDAAVVATARRTLSLARRPALS; encoded by the coding sequence ATGACCGCACCTCCGCTGACCTGGCTGTACGCCCCCGGGGACCGGCCGCCGGTGGTGGCCAAGGCGCTGGCCGCGGGCGCCGACGTGGTGGTGATCGACCTGGAGGACGCGGTCGCCCCCGACCGCAAGGAGTACGCCCGCAGGGCCACCGCCGAACTGCTCACCGAGCCGCAGCCGGTGCCGGTCCACGTCCGTGTCAACGCCCTGGACGGTCCCCTGGCCGCGGCCGACCTGGCGGCGCTGGCCGCACTGCCGGGGGTGTCCGGGCTGCGGCTGCCCAAGGTGACCGCCCCCGAGCAGGTCACCGGCGTCGCGGCGGCCACCGGCGGTCCGCCTCTGTACGCGCTGCTGGAGACGGCGCTGGGCGTGGAACGGGCGTACCGGATCGCCGCCGCCCACCCGTCGCTGCGCGGCATCGCCCTCGGGGAGGCCGACCTCCGCGCCGACCTGGGGGTGCGCGGGGACACGGGGCTGGACTGGTCGCGCGCGCGGGTGGTCGTGGCCGCGCGGGCGGCAGGGCTGGCGCCGCCGTCGCAGACGGTGCATCCGGACACCCGCGACCTGGAGGGCCTGGCGGCGTCCTGCGCGCACGGCCGGGCCCTGGGCTTCCTCGGCCGCGCGGCGATCCACCCCCGCCAGCTGCCGATCATCGAGCGGGCGTACCTGCCGACCGAGCGGGAGCTGGAGGAGGCGGAGACGATCGTGAAGGCGGCCACCGCGCAGCCGGGGGCGCTGGCGCTGCCGGACGGGCGGTTCGTGGACGCGGCCGTGGTGGCGACGGCCCGGCGCACGCTGTCTCTGGCGCGGCGGCCCGCACTGTCGTGA
- a CDS encoding ADP-ribosylglycohydrolase family protein, with protein sequence MLRLTWVQPEDLIGHELRQARLDGRNPSAVAARWRAAGGSEPPPRAGASTGPASPYLRLLAGDLLDELADLPSPMTDTEPTDLDRIRALCPDWPSPATAPVSVSPARLEAAWLGRAAGCLLGKPVEKLPLTGIRLLGRAAGNWPPTGYFTARGVRAGLLAAHPWNRRSAPTSLAENIDGMPEDDDLNYPLLNLRLLRRHGRAFTTADVARVWLDELPAGRTFTAERVAYRNLLSGLEPPLTARHRNPFREWIGALIRADVHGWTNPGDPAGAAEQAHRDAVLTHTANGVYAAMFAAAVLATAATGAHDVHACLRAGLTVVPPGSRLAEAVRHAVDLAGTHADFDTVVDVLHARHSPTHHWVHAVPNTALLAAALTHADGDFTGSVSRAVSGGWDTDSNGATAGSVAGVLAGSPAALPEHWTAPLKNRLATSVGDFDGVGFDTLAHLTHREATRPCPSPS encoded by the coding sequence ATGCTCCGGCTGACCTGGGTCCAGCCCGAGGACCTGATCGGACACGAGCTGCGCCAGGCGCGGCTGGACGGCCGCAATCCCTCGGCGGTCGCGGCCCGCTGGCGGGCGGCGGGCGGCAGCGAGCCCCCGCCCCGGGCAGGCGCCTCCACCGGGCCGGCCTCCCCTTACCTCCGCCTCCTGGCGGGAGACCTCCTGGACGAACTCGCCGACCTGCCCAGCCCCATGACGGACACCGAGCCGACGGACCTCGACCGGATCAGGGCGCTGTGCCCCGACTGGCCGTCCCCCGCGACCGCTCCCGTGTCCGTGTCCCCGGCCCGGCTGGAAGCCGCCTGGCTCGGCCGGGCCGCCGGCTGTCTCCTGGGCAAACCCGTCGAGAAGCTCCCCCTGACCGGCATCCGCCTCCTCGGCCGGGCCGCCGGCAACTGGCCCCCGACCGGCTACTTCACCGCCCGGGGGGTCCGGGCCGGACTCCTGGCCGCCCACCCCTGGAACCGCCGCTCGGCGCCCACGTCCCTGGCCGAGAACATCGACGGGATGCCCGAGGACGACGACCTCAACTACCCCCTCCTCAACCTGCGGCTCCTGCGGCGCCACGGCCGGGCCTTCACCACCGCCGACGTCGCGCGGGTCTGGCTCGACGAGCTGCCCGCCGGCCGCACCTTCACCGCCGAACGCGTCGCCTACCGCAATCTGCTCAGCGGCCTCGAACCCCCGCTCACCGCCCGCCACCGCAACCCGTTCCGCGAGTGGATCGGCGCCCTGATCCGCGCCGACGTGCACGGCTGGACCAACCCCGGCGACCCGGCCGGCGCCGCCGAGCAGGCCCACCGGGACGCCGTCCTCACCCACACGGCCAACGGCGTGTACGCGGCGATGTTCGCGGCGGCCGTCCTCGCCACCGCCGCGACCGGCGCGCACGACGTGCACGCCTGTCTGCGCGCCGGTCTGACGGTCGTACCGCCCGGCTCCCGCCTCGCCGAAGCCGTCCGTCACGCCGTGGACCTCGCCGGGACCCACGCCGACTTCGACACGGTCGTGGACGTCCTGCACGCCCGCCACTCCCCCACCCACCACTGGGTGCACGCCGTCCCCAACACCGCGCTGCTCGCCGCCGCCCTCACCCACGCGGACGGCGACTTCACCGGCTCGGTCTCCCGCGCGGTGTCGGGCGGCTGGGACACCGACTCCAACGGTGCCACCGCCGGCAGCGTCGCCGGGGTCCTCGCCGGTTCGCCCGCCGCGCTGCCCGAGCACTGGACGGCCCCGCTGAAGAACCGCCTGGCCACCTCGGTCGGCGACTTCGACGGCGTCGGCTTCGACACCCTCGCCCACCTCACCCACCGGGAGGCCACCCGCCCATGCCCGAGCCCCTCGTGA
- a CDS encoding CaiB/BaiF CoA transferase family protein, whose translation MPEPLVTTASASPAAAPPLSGLRVLDLATLFAGPLAATMLGDFGAEVIKVEHPSRPDPSRGHGPSKDGVGLWWKVLGRNKRTITLDLSKPAGRATLLRLAATADVVVENFRPGTLEKWDLGWDELSAVNPRLILTRVTGFGQFGPYARRPGFGTLAEAMSGFAAMTGEPDAAPTLPPFGLADSIAALATAYAVMTALAARDRTGEGQVVDMAIIEPILTVLGPQPTWYDQLGHVQPRTGNRSQNNAPRNTYRTADGTWVAVSTSAQSVAERVMRLVGRPELIDEPWFGSGADRARHADVLDAAVGDWIARHGRADVLAAFEKAEAAVAPVQDVRDVMADPQYQALDTVTTVDDPELGPLRMQNVLFRLSATPGAIRWAGRPHGADTEEVLTELGLAPADVKELREEGVV comes from the coding sequence ATGCCCGAGCCCCTCGTGACCACCGCCTCCGCCTCCCCCGCCGCCGCGCCGCCGCTGAGCGGCCTGCGCGTCCTCGACCTCGCCACGCTCTTCGCGGGCCCGCTGGCCGCCACCATGCTCGGTGACTTCGGCGCCGAGGTGATCAAGGTGGAGCACCCGAGCCGCCCCGACCCGTCCCGGGGCCACGGCCCGTCCAAGGACGGCGTCGGCCTGTGGTGGAAGGTGCTGGGCCGCAACAAGCGCACCATCACCCTCGACCTGTCCAAGCCCGCCGGCCGCGCCACCCTGCTCCGCCTCGCCGCGACCGCGGACGTCGTCGTCGAGAACTTCCGCCCCGGCACCCTGGAGAAGTGGGACCTGGGCTGGGACGAGCTGTCCGCCGTCAACCCGCGCCTGATCCTCACCCGCGTCACCGGCTTCGGCCAGTTCGGCCCGTACGCGCGCCGCCCCGGCTTCGGCACCCTCGCCGAGGCCATGAGCGGTTTCGCCGCGATGACCGGCGAGCCCGACGCGGCCCCGACGCTGCCCCCGTTCGGCCTCGCCGACTCCATCGCCGCCCTGGCGACCGCGTACGCCGTGATGACGGCGCTGGCCGCCCGGGACCGCACCGGCGAGGGCCAGGTGGTCGACATGGCGATCATCGAGCCGATCCTGACCGTGCTGGGCCCGCAGCCCACCTGGTACGACCAGCTCGGCCACGTCCAGCCGCGCACCGGCAACCGCTCCCAGAACAACGCCCCCCGCAACACCTACCGCACCGCCGACGGCACCTGGGTCGCCGTCTCCACCTCGGCCCAGTCGGTCGCCGAGCGGGTGATGCGGCTGGTGGGGCGGCCGGAGCTGATCGACGAGCCCTGGTTCGGGTCGGGTGCCGACCGGGCCCGGCACGCCGACGTGCTCGACGCGGCGGTCGGCGACTGGATCGCCCGGCACGGCCGCGCCGACGTGCTCGCCGCCTTCGAGAAGGCCGAGGCGGCCGTCGCCCCGGTGCAGGACGTGCGGGACGTGATGGCCGACCCGCAGTACCAGGCCCTGGACACGGTCACCACGGTCGACGATCCGGAGCTGGGTCCGCTGCGCATGCAGAACGTCCTCTTCCGGCTCTCCGCCACCCCGGGCGCGATCCGCTGGGCGGGCCGCCCGCACGGTGCGGACACCGAGGAGGTGCTGACCGAGCTGGGTCTCGCCCCGGCGGACGTGAAGGAGCTGCGTGAGGAGGGCGTCGTATGA
- the lgt gene encoding prolipoprotein diacylglyceryl transferase, which yields MELAFIPSPSSGVLYLGPVPLRGYAFCIIIGVFVAVWLGNKRWIARGGRAGTVADIAVWAVPFGLIGGRLYHVITDYQLYFSEGRDWVDAFKIWEGGLGIWGAIALGALGAWIGARRRGIPMPAYADAVAPGIALAQALGRWGNWFNQELYGKATDLPWAVEITSSADGRVPGTYHPTFLYESLWCIGVALLVIWADRRFELGHGRAFALYVAAYCAGRFWIEYMRVDDAHHILGLRLNNWTALLVFLLAVVYIVVSARMRPGREAVVEPGAEPSGGDAVEADADTDSEGPRDDAEDGGSADAKDAKDAKGTGSAENAKDVGGTEAAGDTEDAAKDVKDGADSAKKV from the coding sequence ATGGAACTTGCCTTCATTCCCAGCCCGTCGAGCGGGGTGCTGTACCTCGGCCCCGTTCCGCTGCGCGGCTACGCGTTCTGCATCATCATCGGTGTCTTCGTCGCCGTCTGGCTCGGCAACAAGCGCTGGATCGCCCGCGGCGGCCGGGCCGGCACGGTGGCCGACATCGCTGTCTGGGCCGTTCCCTTCGGTCTGATCGGCGGCCGGCTCTACCACGTGATCACGGACTACCAGCTGTACTTCAGCGAGGGCCGTGACTGGGTCGACGCCTTCAAGATCTGGGAGGGCGGACTCGGCATCTGGGGCGCGATCGCCCTCGGTGCGCTGGGCGCCTGGATCGGCGCCCGGCGCCGGGGCATCCCGATGCCCGCCTACGCCGACGCCGTCGCCCCCGGCATCGCCCTCGCGCAGGCCCTCGGCCGCTGGGGCAACTGGTTCAACCAGGAGCTCTACGGCAAGGCCACCGACCTGCCCTGGGCCGTGGAGATCACCTCCTCGGCCGACGGGCGGGTGCCCGGCACGTACCACCCGACCTTCCTGTACGAGTCCCTGTGGTGCATCGGCGTCGCCCTGCTCGTCATCTGGGCCGACCGCCGCTTCGAGCTCGGCCACGGACGGGCGTTCGCCCTGTACGTCGCGGCCTACTGCGCGGGCCGCTTCTGGATCGAGTACATGCGCGTCGACGACGCCCACCACATCCTGGGCCTGCGGCTGAACAACTGGACCGCGCTGCTCGTCTTCCTGCTCGCCGTGGTGTACATCGTGGTCTCGGCGCGGATGCGACCGGGCCGCGAGGCCGTGGTCGAGCCCGGCGCGGAGCCGTCCGGCGGCGACGCCGTGGAGGCGGACGCGGACACCGACTCGGAGGGCCCCCGGGACGACGCCGAGGACGGCGGATCGGCGGACGCCAAGGACGCCAAGGACGCCAAGGGCACCGGGAGTGCCGAGAACGCCAAGGACGTCGGTGGCACCGAGGCCGCCGGGGACACCGAGGACGCCGCCAAGGACGTGAAGGACGGGGCCGACTCCGCCAAGAAGGTCTGA